From one Streptococcus pneumoniae genomic stretch:
- a CDS encoding transcriptional regulator — protein sequence MNERFWENLEVIVAEKGLTWASLARLMFQGQYVYPSEFNRLYQTFRHYRSHRLMPQTKWVERLVVVLDIDYEDLFRR from the coding sequence ATGAACGAACGCTTTTGGGAGAATTTAGAGGTAATCGTCGCAGAAAAAGGCCTGACGTGGGCCTCTCTAGCTCGGCTGATGTTTCAGGGGCAGTATGTCTATCCTAGTGAGTTTAATCGCTTGTATCAGACATTCCGACACTATCGCTCCCACCGCTTAATGCCGCAAACCAAGTGGGTAGAGAGGCTAGTAGTGGTTTTAGACATTGATTATGAAGACTTGTTTAGGAGGTAA
- a CDS encoding CPBP family intramembrane glutamic endopeptidase produces the protein MIRFVMAYGAIHLNVLFLSCYLVGYLDRSSLLLFQVGFLVVMCWDWLRYGKGGQILSWKKRAGWVLLGFFFMVLLSLLVSLLASEVPHNQARLMEVESQVPLVSFLLFLWNASITEEYLYRQLLWERLKRPLPQMIITSLLFALAHHPSSLPTGFIYGGLGVTLGIVRLKTDAFTALLLHVSWNMLVLSLSIL, from the coding sequence ATGATTCGATTCGTGATGGCTTATGGTGCTATTCATCTAAATGTATTGTTTTTGAGTTGTTACTTAGTAGGATATTTGGATAGAAGCTCCTTGCTGCTTTTCCAAGTGGGGTTTCTCGTGGTGATGTGTTGGGACTGGCTACGTTATGGCAAAGGAGGACAGATCCTATCATGGAAGAAGAGAGCAGGTTGGGTACTGCTAGGATTCTTCTTTATGGTCTTGTTATCTCTTTTGGTCAGTCTGTTAGCTTCAGAAGTCCCGCACAATCAAGCACGGCTCATGGAAGTTGAAAGTCAAGTCCCTTTGGTGTCTTTTCTCTTGTTCTTATGGAATGCCAGTATCACAGAAGAATATCTTTACAGACAACTGCTTTGGGAAAGATTGAAGCGTCCTTTGCCTCAGATGATCATCACGAGTCTTCTTTTTGCTTTGGCTCATCATCCTAGTAGCCTACCGACTGGTTTCATCTATGGAGGACTAGGAGTAACGCTTGGAATCGTCCGCCTAAAAACCGATGCCTTCACGGCTCTGTTACTCCATGTTTCTTGGAACATGCTTGTGCTGAGCTTGTCCATTTTGTGA